A region from the candidate division WOR-3 bacterium genome encodes:
- a CDS encoding Ku protein, producing MKALWKGSINFGLVSCPISLYVAHKTHDISFNQLCPCGGRIREKRFCERENIEVPYDKIQKGFYISKSQGYVVFTKEELEKLKPKSSKIIEITSFVNADEIDDLFIEKAYYVLPDEKGLKAYFLLKEVLSLTNKVAVGKITLHNRESICVIKSYKNGLVLFLLYYPDEIVDLDKLFKEQGIPKEEVKKEELELAKMLVEKLTNPFKIEDFKDSYTEKLQNCIMAKIENKEFKIEDRREETKEFKDLMEALKKSVEIKSKKVENK from the coding sequence ATGAAAGCATTATGGAAAGGTAGCATAAACTTCGGGTTGGTAAGTTGCCCCATATCACTATATGTAGCCCACAAAACGCACGACATAAGCTTTAACCAACTATGCCCTTGTGGTGGGAGGATAAGAGAAAAAAGGTTTTGTGAAAGAGAAAACATAGAAGTTCCTTACGATAAGATCCAAAAAGGTTTTTACATTTCAAAATCTCAAGGTTATGTTGTTTTCACTAAAGAGGAATTGGAAAAGCTTAAACCAAAGAGTAGTAAAATAATAGAAATAACAAGTTTCGTAAATGCTGATGAAATAGACGATTTGTTTATAGAAAAAGCTTACTATGTTTTACCTGATGAAAAGGGATTGAAAGCATACTTCTTGCTTAAAGAAGTTTTGAGCTTGACAAATAAGGTTGCTGTTGGTAAGATAACCTTACATAATAGAGAAAGCATTTGTGTAATAAAATCATACAAAAATGGATTGGTTTTGTTTTTGCTTTACTATCCTGATGAAATTGTTGATTTAGATAAGCTGTTTAAAGAGCAAGGCATACCTAAAGAAGAAGTTAAAAAAGAAGAGTTGGAATTAGCTAAAATGCTTGTTGAAAAACTTACAAATCCATTCAAAATAGAAGATTTCAAGGATAGCTACACAGAAAAATTACAAAATTGCATAATGGCAAAAATTGAAAACAAAGAGTTTAAAATTGAAGATAGAAGAGAAGAAACGAAAGAGTTTAAAGATTTGATGGAAGCTTTGAAGAAAAGTGTAGAAATAAAGTCAAAAAAAGTTGAAAACAAATAA